In Caballeronia sp. SBC1, the DNA window GGGCTGTCCACATCCCAGACGCCGGCCAGGCTGCCGTCCTTGGCGACCAGAGGCACAACAATCTCGGATTGCGAAGCCGAGTCGCATGCAATGTGTCCGGGGAACTCGTGAACGTCCTTCACAACCTGTGTGAGCCGGGTTTGCGCCGCAGTGCCGCATACGCCTTTTCCGAGTGCGATGCGAACGCACGCCGGTTTTCCCTGGAAGGGACCGACGACGAGTTCGACGCCATCGAAGAAATAAAAACCGCTCCAGTTCAGATCGGGCAGCGTGTGATACACCAGCGCCGAGAAGTTTGCGGCATTGGCAATGCGATCAGTTTCATCGCTGAGAAGCGAGCGCGCCTGGGCAATGAGCTCGGCATACTGCGCTGCTTTTGAACCGGTGGATTGCTGGACAGTGAAGGACATGATGGCGATGTGTAAGCCATGACCGGCTAAGTCATGGCTATTGAAAGAAGGAAATCATTTGACCATAGCACGGCGCGCGGGATCCGGCACACACGCGCCGCCGGGGCAAGGTACGAATCTACCTCGGTGCTTGCAGCGTCATTGTAGTCATGCCCGGATCGGCGGTTATGGCCTCTTCGGTGAACGGAAAGCGCAGCCATTGCTTGCCGGCGAAGCGCCGGGTTGCATCGGCGAAATGGGGCGAGGCGGGGTCGTCGGATTCCGAATGGGCGAGCATGGTGTCCGCTTGCACGCCGTTCGCGTCGAACGAAACCACTTGCAAGTAGCTCGCGCCGTGGCCGCTACGATCGACCGCATAGCCGCTTGCATCAACGGGATGGAGCGCACACATCACCGTGAAATAACCCGCTTCGTCGCAACC includes these proteins:
- a CDS encoding GAF domain-containing protein, whose amino-acid sequence is MSFTVQQSTGSKAAQYAELIAQARSLLSDETDRIANAANFSALVYHTLPDLNWSGFYFFDGVELVVGPFQGKPACVRIALGKGVCGTAAQTRLTQVVKDVHEFPGHIACDSASQSEIVVPLVAKDGSLAGVWDVDSPSVGRFDADDAKGMEALCRIFMELAWEPRTSA